The following coding sequences are from one Ancylobacter sp. TS-1 window:
- a CDS encoding tripartite tricarboxylate transporter substrate binding protein: protein MKQAALAGAVLLLSTFAASAWEPTKSVEIIVPFGPGGASDQMARTMQAIIQKHGLSKESFIVVNKPAATGGEAMMDIKKSKGDPHKLLTTSSTIYMTPLATKIPVTWHDFTPVGMVAQDEFGLWVNNESPLKNVSDLKAAAKAANPPIKVGGGGSKREDELITFGVSTELGVPVAYIPYKSGGEASTQLAGNHVVLETNNPSEDVANWRAGLTRPLCVLSPKRIAYTAKVTADKAWSDVPTCGEQGLNFTYNMLRGLFMPGDVTPEQQAYYVDLLGKITATPEWKEYLERNALLSDVRTGQAYVDFLTADEAKHKELMAKAGFLPTN, encoded by the coding sequence ATGAAACAAGCCGCCCTTGCCGGCGCAGTTCTGCTGCTGTCGACATTTGCCGCCTCGGCCTGGGAGCCGACCAAATCCGTCGAAATCATCGTGCCGTTCGGTCCGGGCGGCGCGTCCGACCAGATGGCGCGCACCATGCAGGCCATCATCCAGAAGCACGGCCTGTCGAAGGAGTCGTTCATCGTCGTCAACAAGCCGGCCGCGACCGGCGGCGAGGCGATGATGGACATCAAGAAGTCCAAGGGTGACCCGCACAAGCTGCTGACCACCTCGAGCACCATCTACATGACGCCGCTCGCCACCAAGATTCCGGTGACCTGGCACGATTTCACGCCGGTCGGGATGGTGGCGCAGGACGAATTCGGCCTGTGGGTGAACAATGAATCCCCCCTCAAGAACGTCAGCGACCTGAAGGCGGCGGCCAAGGCGGCGAACCCGCCGATCAAGGTCGGCGGCGGCGGCTCCAAGCGCGAGGATGAGCTGATCACCTTCGGCGTATCGACCGAGCTCGGCGTGCCGGTCGCCTACATCCCCTATAAGAGCGGCGGCGAGGCTTCGACCCAGCTCGCCGGCAATCACGTGGTGTTGGAGACCAACAACCCCTCCGAGGACGTCGCCAACTGGCGCGCCGGCCTCACCCGGCCGCTCTGCGTGCTCTCGCCCAAGCGCATCGCCTATACCGCCAAGGTCACGGCCGACAAGGCGTGGAGCGACGTGCCGACCTGCGGCGAGCAGGGGCTGAACTTCACCTACAACATGCTGCGCGGGCTGTTCATGCCCGGCGACGTCACCCCCGAGCAGCAGGCCTATTACGTCGACCTGCTCGGCAAGATCACCGCCACGCCCGAGTGGAAGGAATATCTCGAGCGTAACGCGCTGCTCTCCGACGTGCGCACCGGTCAGGCCTATGTCGACTTCCTGACGGCCGACGAGGCCAAGCACAAGGAACTGATGGCCAAGGCCGGTTTCCTGCCGACCAACTGA
- a CDS encoding glycosyltransferase family 39 protein yields MTRLLGPAGGTVSATGAWRFAAVGLGGMLVDVLAFQALFALGAGLTAAHLASFGLAMVFNYILYSRWAFAEARDAGRGRAGERFARFVTVCLLALGLRGGVLMGAITFLDLPVQAAILFAIGAAAIVSYLGAAFFVFPSVDPLTPPALRWRVAAIGVVFYVAVLRLLFLGLIDLMPQEAYYWNYAQHLDIGYLDHPPLVAWLIWAGTSLFGHNEFGVRIAAWLCWWATAFFSFRLADNMFGRSAAFVSLLLVAVLPFYFGIGLVMTPDAALTASWAGALYFLERALLGRRRWAWWGVGACMGLGMLSKYTIALLGPAALLFILVDRPSRDWLRRPEPYLAAVLALVIFSPVLIWNLENGLASFVFQSARRMEALSRFSLPALIGGMAALLTPPGLIAALAAVWERLRLAFARSTDADTKRLSFFVAIFTLTPLSVFVAFSLKHTVELNWTGPLWLAVLPAMSATILTAAGRASAFRQRMIRAWTPTIAITLVIYGVGLGYLASGLPGLGYVAGLPETPVAWTEFGREVAAIGGEVKKETGQEPLLVGLDTYKLASELAFYGSRSGEPVSSSVGRGVVGQTSLMYGFWYPEAPLHGRPAVLFAFRRYQIDNPLLAEHFASLSAPMERTILKDGKPAGAVYYRVGYGLK; encoded by the coding sequence GTGACTCGTCTTCTTGGCCCGGCGGGCGGGACGGTATCGGCCACCGGGGCGTGGCGCTTCGCGGCGGTCGGCCTGGGCGGCATGCTGGTCGACGTCCTGGCGTTCCAGGCACTTTTTGCCCTCGGCGCGGGCCTCACGGCGGCTCATCTCGCCAGCTTCGGCCTCGCCATGGTCTTCAACTACATCCTGTATTCGCGCTGGGCGTTCGCCGAGGCACGCGATGCCGGGCGCGGGCGCGCGGGGGAGCGCTTTGCCCGCTTCGTCACCGTGTGCCTGCTGGCGCTCGGCCTGCGCGGCGGCGTCCTGATGGGCGCCATCACCTTCCTCGACCTGCCGGTTCAGGCCGCCATCCTGTTCGCGATCGGCGCGGCGGCGATCGTGAGCTATCTCGGCGCGGCCTTCTTCGTGTTTCCTTCTGTCGATCCGCTGACCCCTCCCGCTTTGCGCTGGCGCGTCGCCGCCATCGGTGTCGTCTTCTATGTCGCGGTGTTGCGGCTGCTCTTCCTCGGCCTGATCGATCTCATGCCGCAGGAGGCCTATTACTGGAACTATGCCCAGCATCTCGACATCGGCTATCTCGACCATCCGCCTCTGGTCGCGTGGCTGATCTGGGCCGGCACCAGCCTGTTCGGCCATAACGAGTTCGGCGTACGGATCGCCGCCTGGCTGTGCTGGTGGGCCACGGCCTTCTTCAGCTTCCGCCTCGCCGACAACATGTTCGGCCGGTCGGCCGCCTTCGTCAGCCTGCTGCTGGTGGCGGTACTGCCCTTCTATTTCGGCATCGGCCTCGTGATGACGCCCGATGCCGCGCTCACGGCGTCCTGGGCCGGCGCGCTGTATTTCCTGGAGCGTGCTTTGCTGGGCCGGCGGCGTTGGGCCTGGTGGGGCGTGGGCGCCTGCATGGGCCTCGGCATGCTCTCGAAATACACCATCGCGCTGCTGGGGCCCGCCGCGTTGCTGTTCATACTCGTCGACAGGCCCTCGCGTGACTGGCTGAGACGGCCCGAGCCCTATCTCGCCGCCGTGCTGGCCCTCGTCATCTTCTCGCCGGTGCTCATCTGGAACCTTGAGAACGGCCTGGCCTCCTTCGTCTTCCAGAGCGCCCGCCGCATGGAGGCCTTGTCCCGCTTCTCCCTGCCGGCGCTGATCGGCGGCATGGCGGCGCTTCTCACGCCCCCCGGCCTGATCGCGGCGCTGGCCGCTGTGTGGGAGCGACTGCGGCTCGCCTTCGCCAGATCGACCGACGCGGACACGAAGCGCCTCTCGTTCTTCGTCGCGATCTTCACGCTGACGCCTCTGTCCGTCTTCGTCGCCTTCAGCCTGAAGCACACGGTGGAGCTGAACTGGACCGGCCCGCTCTGGCTCGCCGTGCTTCCGGCGATGTCGGCGACCATCCTGACGGCGGCGGGGCGTGCCTCCGCCTTCCGGCAGCGCATGATCCGGGCGTGGACGCCGACGATCGCGATCACCCTCGTCATCTATGGAGTTGGGCTCGGCTACCTCGCCAGCGGCCTGCCGGGCCTCGGCTATGTGGCGGGCCTGCCGGAAACGCCGGTGGCCTGGACCGAGTTCGGCCGCGAGGTCGCCGCCATCGGAGGCGAGGTCAAGAAAGAGACCGGGCAGGAGCCGCTGCTGGTGGGGCTCGACACCTACAAGCTGGCCAGCGAACTCGCCTTCTATGGCAGCCGCAGCGGGGAGCCCGTATCCAGTTCGGTCGGGCGAGGCGTCGTCGGGCAGACCAGTCTCATGTACGGGTTCTGGTACCCGGAAGCGCCGCTGCACGGGCGGCCCGCCGTGCTGTTCGCCTTCCGGCGCTACCAGATCGACAATCCATTGCTGGCCGAGCATTTCGCCAGCCTGAGCGCGCCGATGGAGCGCACGATCCTGAAGGACGGAAAGCCGGCCGGCGCCGTCTATTACCGCGTCGGCTACGGCCTGAAGTGA
- a CDS encoding tripartite tricarboxylate transporter TctB family protein, giving the protein MSSLEPYETEPGLSRRAVECVVAALLCAFAVAVLWDSYGRGAGWQGGPQSGFFPARLAWLLLASSAVVFVQGMRAESRVLVTWAQLKQVSLVLLPLTVYVFAIGYLGIYLASALFLGGFMIAFGSFRWWSILAAAVLIPLVTFWVFEMQFEVPLPKGPLEAMLGF; this is encoded by the coding sequence ATGTCATCCCTAGAACCCTATGAGACCGAGCCCGGCCTCTCGCGCCGGGCGGTCGAATGCGTCGTCGCGGCCCTGCTCTGCGCCTTCGCCGTTGCAGTGCTGTGGGACAGCTACGGCCGGGGAGCCGGCTGGCAGGGCGGCCCGCAGAGCGGCTTCTTCCCGGCGCGCCTCGCCTGGCTCCTTCTGGCCTCCTCGGCGGTGGTCTTCGTGCAGGGCATGCGGGCCGAGAGCCGCGTGCTCGTGACCTGGGCGCAGCTCAAGCAGGTCAGCCTCGTCCTGCTGCCTCTTACCGTCTACGTCTTCGCCATCGGCTATCTCGGCATCTATCTGGCCTCGGCCCTCTTCCTCGGCGGTTTCATGATCGCCTTCGGCTCGTTCCGCTGGTGGTCGATCCTCGCCGCCGCCGTGCTCATCCCGCTCGTCACCTTCTGGGTGTTCGAGATGCAGTTCGAGGTGCCGCTTCCCAAGGGCCCGCTCGAAGCCATGCTCGGATTCTGA
- a CDS encoding Zn-dependent alcohol dehydrogenase, giving the protein MPLSYRAAILHAPHEPLAIETVVAEPLAPGDVRVRIKAASLCHTDLEVIEGGLRFPTPIVLGHEAAGVVEEVGEGAEGLRRGDHVVLSWNPHCGGCFYCGRDLPILCEGYLANGPKALGFDGEARARLADGRPLHQLMYLGAFAEICTVPAQQAIVMPKELPFDRACLIGCGVMTGAGAAMNVAAIRPGDTVMVLGCGAVGLAAVQGARLAGAGSVIAVDLNDDKLRLAALMGADVQVNATAQDAANVAKERTGGRGADVVIESAGHPAVFRTSAEAVRPGGEIVWLGKIDVAQDVAFRWGSLMGEKRIRRSSYGGARPARDFPMLARAYLDGRLKLDELISRHIALDEINDGFAGLKRGETIRSVVMF; this is encoded by the coding sequence GTGCCGCTGAGCTACCGCGCCGCCATACTGCATGCCCCGCACGAGCCGCTCGCCATCGAGACGGTGGTCGCCGAGCCGCTCGCCCCGGGCGATGTGCGCGTGCGCATCAAGGCGGCCAGCCTGTGCCATACCGACCTTGAGGTGATCGAGGGCGGGCTGCGCTTTCCCACGCCCATCGTGCTCGGTCACGAGGCCGCCGGCGTCGTCGAGGAGGTGGGCGAAGGGGCGGAAGGGCTCCGCCGAGGCGACCATGTGGTGCTGTCCTGGAACCCGCATTGCGGCGGCTGCTTCTATTGCGGGCGCGATCTGCCGATCCTGTGCGAGGGCTACCTCGCCAACGGTCCGAAGGCGCTCGGCTTCGACGGCGAGGCGCGGGCACGGCTGGCAGACGGGCGCCCGCTCCACCAACTCATGTATCTCGGCGCCTTCGCCGAGATCTGCACGGTGCCGGCGCAGCAGGCCATCGTCATGCCGAAGGAACTGCCCTTCGACCGCGCCTGCCTCATCGGCTGCGGCGTGATGACGGGCGCCGGCGCGGCGATGAACGTCGCCGCGATCCGCCCCGGCGACACCGTCATGGTGCTGGGCTGCGGCGCGGTCGGGCTGGCGGCGGTGCAGGGAGCCCGGCTCGCCGGCGCCGGCAGCGTGATCGCGGTCGACCTCAACGACGACAAGCTGAGGCTGGCCGCGTTAATGGGCGCCGACGTGCAGGTGAACGCAACCGCGCAGGATGCCGCCAATGTCGCGAAGGAGCGGACCGGCGGGCGCGGCGCCGATGTGGTGATCGAATCGGCCGGCCATCCGGCGGTCTTCCGCACCAGCGCGGAGGCGGTGCGGCCGGGCGGCGAGATCGTCTGGCTCGGCAAGATCGACGTCGCCCAGGACGTCGCCTTCCGCTGGGGATCGCTGATGGGCGAGAAACGCATCCGCCGTTCGAGCTATGGCGGGGCACGGCCGGCGCGGGATTTCCCCATGCTGGCAAGGGCCTATCTCGACGGCCGGCTGAAGCTCGACGAACTGATTTCCCGGCACATCGCGCTGGACGAGATCAATGACGGCTTTGCCGGCCTCAAGCGCGGCGAGACCATCCGCAGCGTCGTCATGTTCTGA
- a CDS encoding DUF6166 domain-containing protein — protein MKQYRGDRTIDGVAVTVDGAPLPERTDLLEISRDGFEWSYEGHAPAQLAFAMLVDHFGDPAQAGRLYERFMREVVANFGNEWEYTSADIDSALAAVAA, from the coding sequence ATGAAACAGTATCGTGGAGACCGCACCATCGACGGCGTTGCCGTCACGGTTGACGGGGCGCCGCTGCCCGAGCGGACCGACCTGCTCGAAATCAGCCGGGACGGCTTCGAGTGGAGCTATGAGGGCCACGCGCCGGCACAGCTCGCCTTCGCCATGCTGGTCGATCATTTTGGCGATCCGGCCCAGGCCGGGCGGCTCTACGAGCGCTTCATGCGCGAGGTGGTCGCCAATTTCGGCAATGAATGGGAATACACCAGCGCCGACATCGACTCCGCTCTGGCGGCCGTTGCCGCCTGA
- a CDS encoding sterol desaturase family protein gives MELSASVMTDRQRKYRATYRERVAGWYNGWLHIAVIYTIGFTALYVYVSNIGAVAWWEWLTVPVVFLFCNFFEWALHRYVMHRPSRIPLLRAVYNRHTLMHHQFFTEEEMRFADHHDWRVTFFPPYALVTFTLMSIPGAVVLSWLISPNVGWLFITTTTGVYLLYEFMHFTTHIDENWFVRNVPFINTNRRHHAAHHNQSIMMERNMNLTFPIMDWAFGTSDLDRGFLGHLFNGYDTRYIKRDMRKTSRTPRPAGTDTSGPMTQQPAE, from the coding sequence ATGGAACTCTCTGCCAGCGTCATGACCGACCGCCAGCGCAAATACCGGGCGACCTACAGGGAGCGGGTCGCCGGCTGGTACAATGGTTGGTTGCACATCGCGGTCATCTACACGATCGGCTTCACCGCGCTCTACGTGTACGTCTCGAACATCGGCGCCGTGGCGTGGTGGGAATGGCTCACCGTCCCGGTGGTCTTCCTGTTCTGCAACTTCTTCGAGTGGGCGCTGCACCGCTACGTGATGCACCGGCCCTCGCGCATCCCGCTCCTGCGCGCGGTCTATAACCGCCACACGCTGATGCACCACCAGTTCTTCACCGAGGAGGAGATGCGCTTCGCCGACCATCACGACTGGCGCGTCACCTTCTTCCCGCCCTATGCGCTGGTGACGTTCACGCTGATGTCGATCCCCGGCGCCGTCGTGCTGTCCTGGCTGATCTCGCCCAATGTCGGCTGGCTGTTCATCACCACCACCACGGGCGTGTACCTGCTCTACGAGTTCATGCACTTCACCACGCATATCGACGAGAACTGGTTCGTGCGGAACGTGCCGTTCATCAACACCAACCGGCGTCACCATGCCGCGCACCACAACCAGTCGATCATGATGGAGAGGAACATGAACCTCACCTTCCCGATCATGGACTGGGCGTTCGGCACCTCCGACCTCGACCGCGGCTTCCTCGGCCATCTCTTCAACGGCTACGACACCCGCTACATCAAGCGGGACATGCGCAAGACCTCGCGCACCCCGAGGCCCGCCGGCACGGACACCTCCGGCCCGATGACCCAGCAGCCCGCCGAATAG
- a CDS encoding alpha/beta fold hydrolase: protein MPVSAAALQAHLLDTPSGPVEWFGQGAAAEPARGSLVLLHGIQSTAASWFGVAGHLDAARALIVPNLRGRGRSHRPATMAGYGLAGFADDLAAILAMAPKPITLAGWSMGVLVTLATFDRHGLDGVSQIVLASGTARPGGEAVWFRASTPEELVTEAQARAARLRLSEAADPLAVAGAWLSVRDCNLESVLPRIGVPTLVLHGESDDECPVSHGRRLAALIPGARFEPWEGAGHHLMAHDPQRLARTLLRPCAAEFPATIVASK from the coding sequence ATGCCCGTGTCCGCCGCCGCGCTGCAGGCCCATCTGCTCGACACCCCGTCCGGCCCGGTCGAGTGGTTCGGACAAGGCGCGGCGGCGGAGCCCGCCCGGGGCTCCCTCGTGCTGCTGCACGGCATCCAGAGCACGGCGGCGAGCTGGTTCGGCGTCGCCGGCCATCTCGACGCCGCGCGCGCGCTCATCGTCCCGAACCTGCGCGGGCGCGGCCGCTCGCACCGCCCCGCCACTATGGCCGGCTATGGGCTTGCCGGCTTCGCCGACGACCTTGCCGCCATCCTCGCCATGGCGCCCAAACCCATCACGCTCGCCGGTTGGAGCATGGGCGTGCTGGTGACGCTGGCCACCTTCGACCGGCACGGACTGGATGGCGTCAGCCAGATCGTGCTGGCGAGCGGCACGGCGCGGCCGGGCGGGGAGGCGGTGTGGTTCCGCGCCTCGACGCCGGAGGAACTGGTGACCGAGGCGCAGGCCCGCGCCGCTCGCCTGCGCCTGTCCGAGGCGGCCGATCCGCTCGCCGTCGCCGGGGCCTGGCTGTCGGTGCGCGACTGCAACCTTGAGTCCGTCCTGCCGCGCATCGGCGTGCCGACGCTGGTCCTTCACGGCGAGAGTGACGACGAATGCCCGGTGAGCCATGGAAGACGCCTCGCGGCGCTCATTCCGGGCGCGCGCTTCGAGCCGTGGGAGGGCGCCGGGCACCACCTGATGGCCCATGATCCGCAACGCCTCGCGCGCACATTGCTGCGCCCTTGTGCCGCAGAATTCCCCGCTACGATCGTCGCATCCAAGTGA
- a CDS encoding tripartite tricarboxylate transporter permease: protein MENIGYLIDGFQVALTVHNVLFMFIGVLLGIVVGVLPGLGGPNGVAILLPLTFGMDPTSAIILLTSIYWGALFGGAITAVLFNIPGEPWSVATTFDGYPMAQQGRAGEALTAAFTASFVGAIAGVVLITFLAPLVAKFALRFGPAEFFAVFFLTFCSFIGMGKENKAKIIVSLSFGFILAGVGIDTISGDMRMTFGVPELMSGVDFLVVVIGMFGISEILMTLEEGMSFKGKKAKIDLMVVLRTWAEMPRYFMTFIRSCIAGIWLGISPGGAVAASFMGYGLAKRFSPRGARFGTGEMEGVVAPETAAHAAGTAALLPMLALGIPGSATAAVLLGGLMIWGLQPGPLLFVEQRDFVWGLIASMYLGNIVGLLVVLSTVPLFAAIMRIPFALIAPVILMMCAIGAYTVANTEFDIWLMLIFGVVGYAFKKLDYPLAPMVLALVLGDRAEDAFRQAMIGSAGNLSVFWENGLVTSLMVISLVLLLWGPVAEGLARLRRRRPVAAE from the coding sequence ATGGAAAATATCGGTTATCTCATCGACGGCTTTCAGGTCGCCCTGACCGTCCACAACGTCCTGTTCATGTTCATCGGCGTGCTGCTCGGCATCGTGGTGGGCGTGCTTCCGGGGCTTGGCGGGCCGAACGGCGTGGCGATCCTGCTGCCGCTGACCTTCGGCATGGACCCGACCAGCGCCATCATCCTTCTGACCTCGATCTACTGGGGCGCGCTCTTCGGCGGGGCGATCACCGCCGTTCTGTTCAACATTCCCGGCGAGCCCTGGTCGGTGGCGACCACCTTCGACGGCTACCCGATGGCCCAGCAGGGCCGGGCCGGCGAGGCGCTGACGGCGGCCTTCACCGCCTCCTTCGTCGGCGCCATCGCCGGCGTGGTGCTGATCACCTTCCTGGCGCCGCTGGTGGCGAAGTTCGCCCTGCGCTTCGGGCCGGCGGAGTTCTTCGCGGTCTTCTTCCTCACCTTCTGCAGCTTCATCGGCATGGGCAAGGAGAACAAGGCGAAGATCATCGTGTCGCTGTCCTTCGGCTTCATCCTCGCCGGCGTCGGCATCGACACCATCTCCGGCGACATGCGCATGACCTTCGGCGTTCCCGAGCTCATGAGCGGGGTGGACTTCCTCGTCGTCGTCATCGGCATGTTCGGCATCTCCGAGATCCTGATGACCCTCGAGGAGGGCATGAGCTTCAAGGGCAAGAAGGCGAAGATCGACCTGATGGTGGTTCTGCGCACCTGGGCCGAGATGCCGCGCTATTTCATGACCTTCATCCGCTCCTGCATCGCCGGCATCTGGCTCGGCATCTCGCCGGGCGGCGCCGTGGCGGCCTCGTTCATGGGCTATGGCCTCGCCAAGCGGTTCTCCCCGCGCGGCGCCCGCTTCGGCACCGGCGAGATGGAGGGCGTGGTGGCGCCGGAGACGGCGGCCCACGCGGCGGGAACGGCGGCGCTGCTGCCCATGCTGGCGCTCGGCATCCCCGGCTCCGCCACCGCGGCGGTGCTGCTCGGCGGGCTGATGATCTGGGGCCTCCAGCCCGGGCCGCTGCTCTTCGTGGAACAGCGCGACTTCGTGTGGGGCCTGATCGCCTCGATGTATCTCGGCAACATCGTCGGCCTGCTCGTGGTGCTGTCTACCGTGCCGCTGTTCGCGGCCATCATGCGGATACCTTTCGCGCTGATCGCGCCGGTGATCCTGATGATGTGCGCCATCGGCGCCTACACGGTCGCCAATACCGAATTCGACATCTGGCTGATGCTGATCTTCGGCGTGGTCGGCTATGCGTTCAAGAAGCTCGACTACCCGCTGGCGCCCATGGTCCTCGCCCTCGTCCTCGGCGACCGCGCGGAGGATGCGTTCCGGCAGGCGATGATCGGCTCTGCCGGCAATCTCTCGGTGTTCTGGGAGAACGGTCTCGTTACCAGCCTGATGGTGATTTCCCTGGTGCTGCTGCTCTGGGGACCTGTCGCCGAGGGCCTCGCCCGCCTGCGCCGCCGCCGGCCGGTCGCCGCCGAATGA
- a CDS encoding DegT/DnrJ/EryC1/StrS aminotransferase family protein, producing the protein MPARLFVPRFRIDECLAEIRECLEKGWTGIGYKTLMFEAAFKDYAGLPHAHFLNSNTSGLHLAFECLKRRLGWADGDEVITTPLTFVSTNHVILHAGLTPVFADVDDYLCLDPRSVAQRITPRTRAVIFVGMGGNVGQYAAIRSLCSTHGLSLVLDAAHMAGTRVGGRQVGHEADACVFSFQAVKNLPTADSGMVCFANPADDERARKLSWLGINRDTYSRTQEKGTYRWRYTVEDVGFKYNGNSIMAAIGLVQLRYLDEDNDRRREIVSWYHANLAGDPRIRMVEMAPDCEPSRHLMQVEVADRDEVMVRLNADGIYPGVHYHDNTNYPMYAHAAGTCPRAARASASIISLPLHLELSRADVDTVSRCLKAAVR; encoded by the coding sequence ATGCCGGCCCGATTATTCGTTCCCAGGTTCCGGATCGACGAGTGCCTCGCCGAAATTCGCGAGTGCCTCGAAAAGGGATGGACGGGGATTGGCTACAAGACGCTCATGTTCGAGGCGGCCTTCAAAGACTATGCCGGCCTGCCGCATGCCCATTTCCTGAACTCGAACACATCCGGCCTGCATCTGGCGTTCGAGTGCCTGAAGCGCCGCCTCGGCTGGGCGGATGGCGACGAGGTGATCACCACGCCGCTCACCTTCGTCTCCACCAACCACGTCATCCTGCATGCCGGGCTGACGCCGGTCTTCGCCGATGTCGACGACTATCTGTGCCTCGACCCCCGGAGCGTTGCGCAGCGCATCACGCCGCGGACTCGCGCCGTCATCTTTGTCGGGATGGGCGGAAATGTCGGCCAGTACGCCGCCATCCGCAGCCTGTGCAGCACGCACGGGCTAAGTCTGGTGCTCGACGCCGCCCACATGGCGGGTACGCGTGTCGGCGGCCGTCAGGTGGGGCATGAGGCGGACGCCTGCGTCTTCAGCTTTCAGGCGGTGAAGAACCTGCCGACCGCCGACAGCGGCATGGTGTGCTTCGCCAACCCGGCCGACGACGAGCGCGCGCGCAAGCTCTCGTGGCTGGGCATCAACCGCGACACCTATTCCCGCACGCAGGAGAAGGGCACGTATCGCTGGCGCTACACGGTCGAGGACGTGGGCTTCAAATACAACGGCAATTCGATCATGGCGGCGATCGGCCTCGTCCAGCTGCGTTATCTCGACGAAGACAATGACCGGCGGCGGGAGATCGTCTCCTGGTATCATGCCAACCTGGCGGGTGACCCACGGATCCGGATGGTGGAAATGGCGCCGGATTGCGAGCCCTCGCGCCACCTGATGCAGGTGGAGGTCGCAGATCGCGACGAGGTGATGGTGCGGCTCAACGCCGACGGCATCTATCCCGGCGTGCACTATCACGACAACACCAACTACCCCATGTACGCCCATGCAGCCGGCACCTGTCCGCGCGCAGCGCGGGCGAGCGCCTCGATCATCTCCCTGCCGCTGCATCTGGAACTGAGCCGCGCGGACGTCGACACCGTGAGCCGCTGCCTGAAAGCCGCCGTGCGATGA
- a CDS encoding GNAT family N-acetyltransferase, producing MKPAVAPFGSRGILLRPIRTDDLPLTLAWRNRDEARIWFKNSAPISEEGHRQWFEAYLRKADDLHFIVEANGVRVGQAAVYHFDGTTRSAEIGRFLIAPEASGKGIMRMAVAHLLDLCRDELGLERLYLDVFETNRKSIALCRQCGFEETGRHGALLTMARQL from the coding sequence ATGAAGCCGGCCGTCGCTCCGTTCGGCTCCAGAGGCATCCTTCTGCGCCCGATCCGCACCGACGACCTGCCGCTGACCCTGGCATGGCGGAATCGCGACGAGGCGCGCATCTGGTTCAAAAACTCCGCGCCGATCAGCGAGGAAGGGCACCGGCAGTGGTTCGAGGCCTATCTCCGGAAAGCCGACGACCTGCACTTCATCGTGGAGGCGAACGGTGTGCGCGTCGGGCAGGCGGCCGTCTATCATTTCGACGGGACAACCCGATCCGCCGAAATCGGCCGCTTCCTGATCGCGCCGGAAGCTTCCGGCAAGGGCATCATGCGAATGGCGGTGGCGCACCTGCTCGATCTCTGCCGGGACGAGCTGGGGCTGGAGCGCCTGTATCTCGACGTGTTCGAGACCAACCGGAAGTCGATCGCCCTCTGCCGTCAGTGCGGCTTCGAGGAGACCGGCCGCCACGGCGCTCTTCTGACGATGGCGCGCCAACTGTGA
- a CDS encoding GntR family transcriptional regulator: protein MPTAGVKRVSKSDTRKSPAARSRRARKTDTQDLTLTDRAYRELEELIATLQLPPGTVLSEQVLVNRLGIGRTPIREALQRLARDGLVLVLPRRGILVSEINLRTQLRLLETRRVLERLIAELAAERANDEERDAFAEIARGMREAAERADGLQFMRLDREMNTLSAEAARNEFAARSMGLMHALSRRFWYQHYKRVADLPLAANLHAELAAAIARGDRAAAAAASDRLIDYIESFTRKTLDD, encoded by the coding sequence ATGCCGACGGCAGGCGTCAAGCGGGTCAGCAAGTCCGATACGAGGAAGTCCCCGGCCGCGCGTTCGCGCCGGGCGCGCAAGACAGATACCCAGGATCTGACGCTGACCGACCGCGCCTATCGCGAGCTGGAAGAGCTGATCGCCACCCTGCAGTTGCCGCCCGGCACGGTGCTGTCCGAGCAGGTGCTGGTCAACCGGCTCGGCATCGGCCGCACGCCGATCCGCGAGGCCCTGCAGCGCCTCGCCCGCGACGGGCTGGTGCTGGTGCTGCCGCGCCGCGGCATTCTGGTTTCCGAGATCAACCTGCGCACCCAGCTCCGCCTGCTGGAGACGCGGCGGGTGCTGGAGCGCCTCATCGCCGAGCTTGCCGCCGAGCGCGCCAATGACGAGGAGCGCGACGCCTTCGCCGAGATCGCGCGCGGCATGCGCGAAGCGGCGGAGCGGGCCGACGGGCTTCAGTTCATGCGGCTCGATCGTGAGATGAACACGCTGTCCGCCGAGGCCGCGCGCAACGAATTCGCCGCGCGTTCCATGGGCCTGATGCACGCGCTCTCGCGCCGCTTCTGGTACCAGCACTACAAGCGCGTCGCCGACCTGCCGCTGGCGGCCAATCTCCACGCCGAGCTTGCCGCCGCCATCGCCCGCGGCGACCGCGCGGCCGCCGCCGCCGCTTCCGACCGGCTGATCGACTACATCGAATCCTTCACCCGCAAGACGCTGGACGACTGA